In Pseudothermotoga hypogea DSM 11164 = NBRC 106472, the following are encoded in one genomic region:
- a CDS encoding glycosyltransferase family protein, translating into MKIVIVSPYSPRWNNIASVRWEKFAKYLSVGHSVYFITSCFPSKQSFRSFDLGQTKLVEIPLKYFKYDPHVVVNSKFAKKQTMFSKLLRIIKREIRPVLEKFLPVSSGGMLLHDYQAYVTELSKIISDHERTVLITTYDPWFSLKLGKLFKKRFPKTVVWLADFRDPSFNLHESVLTKLPVFAYATRRILAMADVVLVVSKKMVEDYKRLCGDKVFFLPNGYDGELFLGECSDDTRENFEIAYTGSFHPGTRELSSFILALSRIKEEKRDIYSKLKFIYAGKDYEYVQSLFDKFSMLDILENRGFVSRDEALRLQAQADLLLLIVYTGEDPQEGRSIRTGKVYEYLATGRPILVIAPRDWEMREEIECDGISKVFEKSQTEMMADYIEQLFRKRSPVDRKSREQVIQSYLYESLSKKLEGIIEKITLDESSGKNA; encoded by the coding sequence GTGAAGATAGTGATCGTTTCACCATATTCACCGAGATGGAATAACATAGCGTCCGTGAGATGGGAAAAGTTTGCCAAGTATTTGTCCGTAGGTCATTCGGTCTATTTCATAACAAGTTGCTTTCCAAGCAAACAGAGTTTCAGAAGCTTCGATTTGGGTCAAACCAAGTTGGTGGAGATCCCGTTGAAATACTTCAAGTACGATCCACACGTTGTGGTCAATAGTAAGTTTGCGAAAAAACAAACCATGTTCTCAAAACTACTTCGAATAATAAAACGTGAGATCAGGCCTGTCTTAGAAAAGTTTCTACCAGTATCATCTGGAGGTATGCTCCTTCATGATTATCAAGCTTATGTTACTGAACTGAGTAAGATTATCAGTGACCATGAAAGAACGGTCTTGATAACCACTTATGATCCTTGGTTTTCATTGAAGCTGGGTAAGTTATTTAAGAAACGGTTCCCCAAAACTGTCGTTTGGCTGGCTGACTTTAGAGACCCTTCGTTCAACTTACACGAATCTGTTTTGACGAAATTACCGGTTTTTGCTTACGCAACTAGACGAATCTTAGCCATGGCCGATGTAGTACTCGTTGTCTCAAAAAAGATGGTCGAAGATTATAAAAGGCTTTGTGGTGACAAGGTTTTCTTTTTGCCAAACGGTTATGATGGAGAGTTGTTTTTAGGAGAATGTTCAGATGATACACGTGAGAATTTCGAAATAGCTTACACTGGAAGTTTTCACCCTGGGACACGTGAACTTAGCTCGTTTATTTTGGCTCTCTCGAGGATCAAGGAGGAGAAAAGAGATATTTACTCCAAGCTCAAATTCATCTACGCTGGTAAGGACTATGAATACGTTCAGAGTTTATTTGACAAATTCTCCATGCTCGACATCTTAGAGAATCGTGGTTTTGTTTCAAGGGACGAGGCTTTGAGGTTGCAAGCTCAGGCTGATCTGCTTTTGCTGATCGTTTACACCGGTGAAGATCCACAAGAGGGTAGATCCATAAGGACTGGAAAAGTGTACGAGTATCTTGCTACGGGCAGACCCATATTGGTAATAGCTCCCAGGGACTGGGAAATGCGTGAAGAGATTGAATGCGATGGGATTTCGAAGGTGTTTGAGAAATCACAAACCGAAATGATGGCAGACTATATTGAACAGTTGTTTAGAAAGAGAAGTCCTGTGGATCGGAAAAGCCGCGAACAAGTTATTCAATCGTACCTCTACGAAAGCCTATCGAAAAAGCTTGAAGGAATAATAGAAAAAATAACGCTCGATGAATCAAGTGGAAAGAATGCTTAG